The window AGCATAAATGCACGTGGACCCCCCGCGTTCGGGCAACTCGTGTTGTCCTTCATCACTGTGGGTTCTCGGTCAGACTCCGTGTAAATAAGCATAGTACAGTCCACCACTGGAGGAGgggcgagacggcgaggcaccGCCTTGGCCacctcgctcgcgcttgcCGTAACTCCATCTTCCGTCTGTATCGAAAACACTGCATCGACCGAGGAGCAAAGGGTAACCAGGCAGCCAACAAGCAGGCAGACTGTCCTCCACTGCTGACCGCCGCCGGTAAGACTCATGGGTCTTCCTGCAGGGAGAAAGCCCGAATGAAGCGGACGAAGCTTGTTCATTTCTTTTGGGTTGAAGGCTGAACTGGAAGGTCTAGCACCAACACGATAGGGAGGAAAagctcctctgcgctgccgtcACTGACGAAGAAAGCGTGGTTTCCTCAAGCGCATCTGTCGTCGTAGTTCTCTGCCCGAGGAAACCCACCATAGTTTTGGCCGAATCCGTGTATACCTGCTCGCCTTCCGTACAACTCGGCCAAACTGATCAGCTTTTGCCTACGCTCACGGCGTGTTGTTCGCATGAAGGCGATGACCTGGTACTCGCTGCCACGCGCTACGGCACGGGGTTGAGGAAAACAACGCTCAGATGAGGCGTTTCGTAGTTCGAGAAAGCAACCTGCAGATTTGATGTTGTGGTCACAGTCAGTGTAAAAAAACGTTATATAAGACACTTGAAAAAATGCATCGTTGCCTCAGGCAACTTATACACACATGTACGAATCATATGTCGTGTACAGAAAAGAAGTTTGTATGAGTATTCATTAAGCGAATCCGCCTTCAGATTTGGAGGCGACTGCTATCAACACACTCTTACAACAACGTAAACATCGTCGAGACGCCTCTGACTGAGTTTCTATGAGACCTCCATGCCCAGCTGTCGAAGAACTGGACACACAAAGACACGCATGGAGCCTCGTCTTGCCTTGAAGTACTAGTTCTTCAAGAGGCCGCATTCCCAGACGGCAACTTCGTTTTCCAGGGAAAAAAAGAACATGATCAGGGACAGAGATCAATTTTATGCCTCCTAATGCGATCTAGGGAAGGCGACTCTTTTGCGTATCTACAGGGAGACCTGTTGGGCGTACCACGAGCGAGATGATAGCTAACGCCCGCTGACGATCAGCACGGTCGACGGAAAAAAAGTCTTCGCCTATGCACTCTCATCTATGCCAGCGCTTTTGGAGGGCAGGCAGAACCGGATTCAGTTCAGTTTTTGGAGATGCTTCGTAAAGTTTGCCGGATCACGGTCATGTCAGCACGCGTGGCGCCAAAAACGGTGAAGAATGCTAACCTAAGTGTTTGTTCAGCCTCTTTCGTTACGCTAGAATTCGCATCCTTACGACGGAACCAGGGAACCACAGGCGCGTTGCCTGTGGTTCCCCACCAGTCCTGGTCTTCTATCTGATGTCGCCGGTGCAAGACTGCAGGTAACCGCAGCAGCGTGGAGACTAACTCGGGGGGACCGACCTTTCGTGAGATAATCTTACGAAACTTGAGTGCATCTGCTCAAGAGCTTTCAGTTGAACAACCAATAACCGCACGATCGTGACGGTCTGCTTGTCGTAGCGGGGATCACCATCGCGCCGGAGTTCCCCTTGAGCGATAGAGAGTCAACAGCCAGTTCCTGCGAACACTGACCAGAGCCCAGCGCAAGGCTCTCGGTTGGTGCAGGCGGAACGGCTAGGATTTCCGAGAGATCTGTGAATAAAAAAGCTATGCCCCATTATTACGGCCATTGTGTACACAGGCACTTCTGGGGCGTCGAAGCCGGAATGCATACTACCATCAACTTAGCGACCAGTACATTTACCGGAATGGCAATCCGTCCGTAGTTACAATCCAAGATGCCGTTTCAAGTCACATGTCCGCTTGGCGTTGAGCTCACTACGGCTTCAGAGAGAAGTTTACAAACCTCGTGCATCATGGCAACTGTTGATTGTGCCATGCAGACGCCAGCAGTAGGAGGCAACGCACGCAACCTTCGTTCAACAAAGGAGCCAACGTTATGTGTATGAGAATAGTACAGAATTCCCAAAATTCAACCTCAATCGCACTTCCGGAGGAGGCATCATGCAAATCGTTGCAGTTGTGAACACGGTGAATGATCGCATGCCACTCGCCGTCAGGTTGGCGGTTTAGCAGGATGGCCTGTAGCATCGGCTCTCCGGGCGCACCCTCCCTCTGgtcgcatgcgtcgccgTACCGCTGCATCATTATCTCGTTGCCGAGATGATGATAAGACCTAAGAAGACTTATTCGGCTTGCACAGTCTGTTGAGAGCTACCATCTTTTCTACAGGGTCGATACACATGGTACCTGACAGGAATCCCGCTTCCGCGGGTACGTGTACCGCGTCTTTAGTGTGCACTTGCAAGGCGAGATGGGAGTGCTGGCATCTTCAATGTCCACACGACTGGAGGTGTCTGTGTGCTGGCTTCTTGATAAATTCGGCTGCCCTTTGGCCATCGCCTCAGGGAAACCAGGGAAGGACGCACCATCGGCGGCCGTCAGCACCGACCAGCCAGCGTCCCATACATAAAAGCGGCCTTCGATCGGGGGTCTGTTCTTATTGCAGAGCATTACATGGAGCCGTCACTATGGATGCGATTGCCTGCTTCGACCGAACTAGGAAAAAGGGGGTGGTCTTATGTTTCGGATGTGTGCAATGACTGCATCACCGTACGCGTGCGTGCGTGACAGGGATGCAAAGCAATATAGAAATAAGACTCCTGCTTGTTCTGGAATGCGCAGATGTGAGAATGGAACGCCGATCTCGGCAAGCTAGCTCTGCTGGCCCAGAGTGTCACGAAGTACAGCGAACTGTCCGGCACCGGCAGATTCGCGCAGCTGTGCGGAGTATTCGGCTGCACTTGAAACGTAAAGGGAGCATGGAGCCGGAGGCATCGACGCATTTGCTGTTTACACAGTTGCGGGGTCGGTAAGGCTAATTAATACGTTGTGACTTTTATGTCCCCGGCTacctccgcgcggcgtccggTTTTTGGCACTGTCAGCTGGGCTTCGGAATCTCCGATAATATTACCCCTGTAGGGAGACAGATGGTTTTTTGCGTCAGCGGTGCAAAGCGTTATATTTCCGTCAAGACACTGGGCGCCTCGCGTAAGGAACGGAAGAGACCCCGAGATCGCGCCCGCGGTGGGCCCGTGGGAAGTGCTGGGAGCCCAGCCGGGGGAGCTGCGTGAGAGTGCACAACGGCACGAGGCAAGCAGACTCGTCGGAGCATTTTCACCTTCAGCAGTGCTACCAAAGTTCAACGGGCGCGTGCCTTTCCGCTGATGTTACTTTGGGCGGCATGACCATAGATTCCATCCCCGCTAGTCACAGGACTTCCTCAGGAGCGGCACTGGCGAATCGATAGTTGCAATCGACCCGCATCGCGTGACGGGCCGCCGAGTGGGTCGCCGGCTCGTGTAGTACACAACAACCatcttcctcgctgctggtTTTACAAATACTGCCGTCTACGCTTTTTTGTCACCGTCTCGTCTGGCGGTGTCGTCTTCTCATCAACTTCCTCGGCTGCCTTCTGTGGTGGCTTGGCCACTGTGGTGCGTATCGGCAACCCAGGAGCCGCTGTTACCACACGGGGTCCTTTCGTTGGCTTCAGCTGCACACGATTTTTAGTCCCAAGTATAAAGTAAGCAAATATCCCGTACGCATAGCTGGCTATCAGCTCTGGGCGCATCGGAACGATGGTTCTCTCTAAGCTGGAACGTCTTGCGCTTCCCTGGTCTTGTGCGCGGGCtagcgacggcgagcgacagcgccCTAGCGAAAGTGCGTGTCCGCTGCGGCTCGAAACCTCTGGCTATCTCGGTCGACCATGGCAGCGCGCCTTGCCCTTTCTAAACGCCATATGGTGTTTCGTACATTAACGGCGTAAGATCAGCCTTATCTGGAAGAAGCTGCGCCGACCTGCGGTGCATGTCACCACGTTGGTTCTCGCGGGCTGTCGATCTTTGGCGGAACTTTTGTGCTCTCGGAGATATAGCTTGTTGCATTTCAACTTACGCAGCCCTGTTCGGAGAGTCTCAGGGATCTGTTCTCTCCGACTTTACAGCGGAACGAGGACCACACGCAACTTCCTGCGCACAATTCGTCTATTCCCCTTCCCCACACCTTTCTAAAGGTACCTGCCCACACGCAGGGCCAGATTAAACGTTTTGTCCTTTGGTGACAATTTGTGCCTGCCACGATGTCGCCTAAAGGAGCTGATGGCCTGCTGGTCACGACTCGGTGGCTGGGCTTGATCTCTGGAGCATTGACATTAGTTCAGTGGTGTTTCCTTCTGCCTGCCACAAATGTTCACCTTACAGTAGACGGCTTTCTTAGCGATGTCAATAAGGCCAATTGGAGATTTGCCCTGTTTTCGTTCGTCCCGGAAGTCTTCATCGACATCTGGACCCCGTTCGTCATGGGGATCATCTCCATTATGTGTCATTTCAATATTTACCCTATCGTATTTAACTGCAAGAACTTCGcagtcttcttcgtctggaACTTCGTCCAGGCTCTTTTCGGCAACCTAGGCTACTG is drawn from Besnoitia besnoiti strain Bb-Ger1 chromosome VI, whole genome shotgun sequence and contains these coding sequences:
- a CDS encoding hypothetical protein (encoded by transcript BESB_067330), producing MSPKGADGLLVTTRWLGLISGALTLVQWCFLLPATNVHLTVDGFLSDVNKANWRFALFSFVPEVFIDIWTPFVMGIISIMCHFNIYPIVFNCKNFAVFFVWNFVQALFGNLGYCGGIGIITGSVSLLTALLSLICCFIDKNADASLRMEGRRG